One genomic segment of Vibrio azureus includes these proteins:
- a CDS encoding PAAR-like domain-containing protein, whose product MAVTIAANGLSIVHKGSGGEANASVPDVCLTKVGKPVVPIPYGNNAKSSDLVDGSTTVFADGGNSIALQGSKFSKSTGDAGGDKKGVSSGTIEAEAQFVTSSPTVLIEGKGVARQTDQMTMNKANTMCFGVQNPSVSVDEDLEETHDLEVSIRYPNGKRLTNAPFELINEAGAVVGSGTLDGQGKATVTGLKPDKVKLVAEESQDDLVLKPLRRDNPHYQESVSDEDFFELATKGQRGFWQPTRVDTHGTAWGCMGTNLSEDKFFQDIIETEIKMHFSHFYASNEYDFDKVCASALCHLRQPLPHTTEALLARTMPHALEEGDILSTILCLDPRETSDRMLAYIRGLGQGNPKSYLERYDWEAAKKTMNKHFESLDKKVRDRVSYLRDEARKEYAHLEDILNEHLNKLDAYSKAKSELISNTFNKLKSKATKILDDIENVKVNNDEGLVSTESREVTSVVNAIPEVSVALPAPEKIAGVIQDKIPIYPVRYGYANVFEDPMPAQAPPTMIEMSQASSLKETGGYILRLLCEGWIYIKEEGDSGKRACHIFKYLQTETPNGVLERFEKYNFTNGKNAQDGLTLDTSSGSDFYPFAFVNAQTQEISIAYSAHEWAESIIDKMNEDEEFRQKAMQRVDLTSSQTDFSVEATEENLGSMVEDYRPTDNKWFKAEKSSKPTDMGLELFTTQDSYPLSPEGIVETMQKSHSEKKNGVLVALYDPVGRQADITFLLTMIFTIEKSYEASRVYPKTIGDMILHLQKSGKGGPLEQSINKYINLSELNKFYKENKTFAKEISDRRKEILKLYSAFSYLKDGEEGLADGSLGSLNAYFEHYFDSQNPKDLIKEMEKLSKVMKVTLEGLESSEEGKEIVYFMVSDEASGGAYGIFQDHLKVILLQCQDNVDWADVTNVLLKNTANVLEFVFCWVSSIAKYTKEGTITSAKILRPKLYGKLLSFIPIIFEKGYGIKEIKGEVKITLDKLAEILAKNIDSKGKNDRPIKRTLSALDKGTKLINWANDEWKHKMPHFEEIANKANLPEIVVPKFGGRYTSFSANSTLELLGSRVDGAISMVSLKANIDVLVQITQNDRFDVELDPATGQLPFNFILNYSDSVAALSAGITDTIGVLNSQLIFQRRLLNSFRLYWALRTYLPKLLAVSSIGVTRLLTKSIDGRLLVLQKIAEGQALSRLVAISSLAVMVTAGVGVIDAYETGDRDALNGHIYTIMGSTFVLAAPFRTMQNIAVSSRQVLWLYFFAMMYLLAADNYKRRAHKSDFEELLYRCFWGNSNKYAFWHFENRGKFTIPQRIEKAAELGDNPKYKLALEMETQEFYNYSYMPRLYVEVVEEISRTRKRYKYIFTLPHFKLGESNVVAAVYNKGWIDPRRPAYLQQIQKGTFKVNEEATKAFAQAFAKAETGLDYHFPSPEKLADPDYEYHLPSELTVQDVLANFQIIFEVEMDNPIGYDLELHWYYEQSKDLTVPKRRLTKDGRLLKTYLGMIDGKLADYERDL is encoded by the coding sequence ATGGCCGTAACGATTGCAGCAAATGGATTAAGTATTGTACACAAAGGCTCTGGGGGAGAGGCGAACGCATCGGTCCCTGATGTGTGCTTAACCAAAGTTGGTAAGCCTGTTGTGCCTATTCCCTATGGTAATAACGCTAAATCATCTGACTTAGTTGATGGTTCAACAACGGTTTTCGCTGACGGTGGCAATAGTATCGCTCTACAAGGTAGTAAATTTAGTAAGAGTACCGGAGATGCAGGAGGCGATAAAAAAGGGGTGAGTTCTGGCACCATTGAAGCAGAAGCTCAGTTTGTCACCTCTTCACCCACCGTTCTTATTGAAGGCAAAGGCGTGGCACGCCAAACAGACCAAATGACAATGAATAAGGCCAATACCATGTGTTTTGGTGTTCAAAACCCGTCAGTGAGTGTGGATGAAGATTTAGAAGAAACACACGATTTAGAGGTTTCCATTCGTTACCCTAACGGAAAGCGCTTAACGAATGCCCCTTTTGAGCTGATTAACGAAGCGGGTGCTGTTGTTGGCTCTGGTACTCTTGACGGTCAAGGCAAAGCCACTGTGACAGGACTTAAACCGGACAAAGTGAAGTTGGTCGCAGAAGAAAGTCAAGATGACTTGGTACTCAAACCCCTTCGCCGAGATAACCCTCATTATCAAGAATCAGTATCAGATGAAGATTTCTTTGAACTAGCGACAAAAGGCCAACGTGGATTCTGGCAGCCAACTCGTGTGGATACCCATGGTACTGCATGGGGTTGTATGGGAACAAACTTGAGTGAAGACAAATTTTTTCAAGACATCATTGAAACAGAGATAAAAATGCACTTTTCGCATTTTTATGCATCTAATGAGTATGACTTTGATAAAGTATGCGCTTCTGCGTTGTGCCACCTCCGTCAACCGCTTCCTCATACTACCGAGGCTTTGTTAGCTAGAACCATGCCTCATGCTCTTGAAGAAGGCGACATACTCTCTACTATTTTGTGTTTAGACCCTCGTGAGACTTCAGATCGTATGTTGGCCTATATACGAGGGCTTGGGCAGGGTAACCCGAAAAGTTATCTTGAACGTTATGATTGGGAAGCGGCCAAAAAAACTATGAATAAGCATTTTGAGTCCTTAGACAAAAAAGTGCGAGACCGTGTTTCCTATCTTCGTGATGAAGCTCGTAAGGAATACGCACATTTAGAAGATATTTTGAATGAGCATCTTAATAAGCTCGATGCTTATTCGAAAGCGAAATCGGAACTTATATCTAACACATTCAATAAGTTAAAATCTAAAGCTACAAAAATTCTTGATGATATAGAGAACGTTAAAGTTAATAATGACGAAGGACTTGTCTCAACAGAGAGCCGAGAAGTTACCTCAGTGGTAAACGCCATACCAGAAGTAAGTGTTGCGCTGCCTGCTCCTGAAAAAATAGCAGGGGTAATACAAGATAAGATCCCAATTTACCCTGTTCGCTATGGCTATGCAAATGTATTTGAAGATCCAATGCCCGCTCAGGCTCCGCCAACAATGATTGAAATGTCTCAAGCATCAAGCTTAAAAGAGACGGGAGGGTATATCCTTCGTCTTCTGTGTGAAGGTTGGATCTATATCAAGGAAGAAGGCGACTCAGGGAAACGTGCTTGCCATATCTTTAAATATCTTCAAACGGAAACGCCTAATGGTGTTTTGGAAAGGTTTGAAAAATATAACTTTACTAATGGTAAAAATGCCCAAGATGGGCTGACACTAGATACATCATCAGGAAGCGATTTCTACCCTTTTGCCTTTGTTAATGCTCAGACTCAGGAAATATCCATTGCTTATTCCGCACATGAATGGGCAGAGTCAATCATAGATAAAATGAATGAAGACGAAGAGTTTCGTCAAAAAGCGATGCAAAGGGTCGATTTAACCTCTTCGCAAACTGATTTTAGTGTTGAAGCGACCGAAGAAAACCTAGGTTCTATGGTCGAAGATTACCGTCCAACGGACAACAAATGGTTTAAGGCCGAGAAATCAAGTAAGCCGACGGATATGGGGCTTGAACTTTTTACAACTCAAGATAGTTATCCACTCTCCCCTGAGGGAATTGTAGAAACTATGCAAAAAAGTCATAGTGAAAAGAAAAATGGTGTGCTGGTTGCTCTTTATGATCCAGTTGGTCGACAAGCCGATATCACTTTTTTGCTCACCATGATTTTCACTATAGAAAAGTCTTATGAAGCAAGCCGCGTTTATCCCAAAACGATTGGAGACATGATTTTACATTTACAAAAAAGTGGGAAAGGAGGGCCTCTAGAGCAATCAATTAATAAATATATTAATTTATCTGAACTTAACAAGTTCTACAAAGAAAATAAAACATTTGCTAAAGAGATATCGGACCGAAGAAAAGAGATTTTAAAACTGTATTCAGCATTCTCTTACCTGAAGGATGGAGAAGAGGGGTTAGCGGATGGCTCACTTGGCTCTTTGAATGCCTATTTTGAACACTACTTTGATAGCCAAAATCCTAAAGATTTAATCAAAGAAATGGAGAAACTGAGCAAAGTGATGAAAGTCACTTTGGAAGGTTTAGAAAGCTCAGAAGAAGGAAAAGAAATAGTCTACTTTATGGTTAGTGATGAGGCCAGCGGAGGCGCTTATGGGATATTTCAAGATCATCTCAAAGTTATTTTACTTCAATGTCAAGATAATGTGGACTGGGCTGACGTCACTAATGTGCTACTTAAAAATACAGCTAATGTATTAGAGTTTGTCTTTTGCTGGGTTAGCTCAATAGCAAAGTATACAAAAGAGGGAACGATAACTTCTGCGAAAATATTAAGACCAAAACTCTATGGAAAGCTATTATCTTTTATCCCAATAATATTTGAGAAAGGTTATGGAATAAAGGAAATCAAGGGAGAGGTGAAGATAACCCTAGATAAGTTAGCAGAAATACTGGCTAAAAATATTGATTCTAAAGGAAAGAATGATCGGCCCATTAAACGAACTCTCTCAGCTCTCGATAAAGGAACAAAGCTAATTAATTGGGCAAATGATGAATGGAAACATAAAATGCCACATTTTGAGGAAATAGCCAATAAAGCGAATTTACCTGAAATAGTAGTACCTAAATTTGGCGGGCGCTATACATCGTTTTCTGCAAATTCAACCTTAGAATTGTTAGGGTCGAGAGTAGATGGTGCAATTTCGATGGTATCCTTGAAAGCTAACATTGATGTTCTAGTTCAAATAACACAAAATGATAGATTTGATGTAGAGTTGGATCCCGCAACAGGACAGCTTCCCTTTAACTTTATTCTTAACTACAGTGACTCTGTAGCCGCTCTTTCTGCAGGTATTACAGATACGATTGGAGTACTTAATTCGCAACTTATTTTCCAGAGAAGATTGTTAAATTCTTTTAGGTTGTACTGGGCATTAAGAACATACCTACCAAAATTATTGGCAGTATCATCAATCGGTGTAACTAGGCTTTTAACTAAGTCTATTGATGGAAGACTATTGGTACTTCAAAAAATCGCAGAAGGACAAGCACTTTCTAGGCTCGTTGCTATTTCAAGTTTAGCCGTCATGGTAACAGCTGGAGTGGGTGTCATAGATGCTTATGAAACAGGTGATAGAGATGCATTGAATGGGCATATTTACACTATCATGGGTTCCACCTTTGTGCTTGCAGCACCTTTTAGAACGATGCAAAATATTGCTGTTTCATCGAGACAAGTTCTTTGGCTGTACTTTTTTGCAATGATGTACTTACTGGCAGCAGATAATTACAAAAGAAGGGCACACAAGAGTGATTTTGAGGAACTCTTGTATAGGTGCTTCTGGGGAAATAGTAATAAATATGCATTTTGGCACTTCGAAAATAGGGGTAAATTTACTATTCCACAAAGGATTGAAAAGGCAGCTGAATTAGGTGATAATCCGAAATATAAACTAGCACTTGAAATGGAGACTCAAGAGTTTTATAACTACAGTTATATGCCTCGACTTTATGTTGAAGTTGTAGAGGAGATTTCTAGAACGAGAAAACGCTATAAATATATTTTTACCCTGCCTCATTTTAAATTAGGAGAATCAAACGTTGTAGCCGCAGTTTATAATAAAGGTTGGATTGATCCACGTCGCCCTGCGTATCTTCAACAAATTCAAAAAGGAACATTCAAGGTTAACGAAGAAGCTACCAAAGCATTTGCACAAGCTTTTGCAAAAGCAGAAACGGGCTTAGATTACCATTTCCCTTCCCCTGAAAAGCTTGCAGATCCAGATTATGAGTATCACCTACCATCAGAGTTGACAGTGCAAGATGTTCTAGCTAACTTCCAAATTATATTCGAGGTAGAGATGGATAATCCAATTGGTTACGATCTCGAACTTCATTGGTATTATGAACAGAGTAAAGATCTGACTGTACCTAAGCGAAGGCTAACGAAAGATGGAAGGTTACTGAAAACTTACCTTGGTATGATTGACGGTAAACTTGCAGATTATGAGAGAGATTTATGA
- a CDS encoding cysteine peptidase family C39 domain-containing protein, producing MNRVVQRKYAQGDCGVACIAMVTGFTYERVEEAFYQHNLVVDGQYYTFHKDLIKVLDTLGFAAERKRFCSWSNVRTPSIVKVNVRPGNYWHWVVKASDRVIFDPNPSAPSVINHYRGRKGAGQYLLISPKP from the coding sequence ATGAATCGAGTAGTGCAAAGAAAGTATGCACAAGGGGACTGTGGTGTTGCATGTATAGCAATGGTTACTGGATTCACTTATGAGCGTGTTGAAGAAGCTTTCTACCAGCATAATTTGGTGGTCGATGGTCAGTATTACACCTTTCACAAAGATCTCATCAAAGTCTTAGACACATTAGGTTTTGCTGCAGAACGTAAAAGGTTTTGTTCTTGGAGCAATGTCCGTACTCCATCTATCGTGAAAGTGAACGTACGCCCCGGAAATTATTGGCACTGGGTTGTTAAGGCTAGTGATAGGGTTATTTTTGATCCCAACCCATCGGCTCCTTCTGTAATTAATCACTATAGAGGTCGTAAAGGGGCTGGTCAGTATTTGTTAATAAGTCCCAAGCCCTAA
- the brxL gene encoding protease Lon-related BREX system protein BrxL has product MTSSIDSAQEIKEIKDADLDDLMTTEFKGRVVRKDLTKQLKEGANVPVYVLEYLLGMYCSSAEDDLIEAGLARVKQILTDNYVRPDEAEKVKSLIREKGTHKVIDKVSVRLNQKKDVYEASLSNLGIKDAVIPANIVKENEKLLTGGIWCIVTLSYFYEEGQKTSPFSVIGLKAIQMPSMNMQEVFDARRNFSMDQWLDMLLRSIGMEPANLEQRAKWHILARMIPFVENNYNVCELGPRGTGKSHVYKECSPNSLLVSGGQTTVANLFYNMSSRQVGLVGMWDIVAFDEVAGIRFKDKDGVQIMKDYMASGSFSRGRDSIEAKASMVFVGNIDQSVETLVKTSHLLAPFPTEMIDSAFFDRFHAYIPGWEIPKMRPEFFTDRFGLITDYLAEYMRDMRKHTFADAIDKFFKLGNNLNQRDVIAVRRTTSGLLKLLFPHGEYSKEDVRVCLTYALEVRRRVKEQLKKIGGMEFFDVNFSYIDNDSLEEFFVNVPEQGGSQIIPPGMPNAGVVHFVSPGTAGKLGVFRIETQKTAGNGKLTTSGLGSDTEAKEQVKVGFEYFKGNLSRIAANNQFSDHEFHLHFVDLQLSGNSHCSSLPALIANCSILLGKPMQESMVVLGSMTLGGVLNPVQDLAGSMQVALEAGATKILIPMASATDIPTVPAETFTKFQVSFYSDPVDAVYKALGVN; this is encoded by the coding sequence ATGACTTCATCAATTGACTCCGCGCAAGAGATCAAAGAAATAAAGGATGCAGATCTAGACGATCTGATGACTACCGAGTTTAAAGGGCGTGTTGTTCGGAAAGACTTAACGAAACAGCTTAAAGAGGGCGCGAACGTCCCTGTTTATGTACTTGAGTACTTACTAGGTATGTACTGCTCATCTGCTGAAGACGACCTGATTGAAGCTGGCCTTGCTCGCGTTAAGCAGATCTTGACCGATAACTACGTTCGCCCAGATGAAGCAGAAAAAGTTAAGTCACTGATCAGAGAGAAAGGCACACATAAAGTTATCGATAAGGTCTCTGTTCGACTCAATCAAAAGAAAGATGTCTATGAAGCTAGTCTGTCGAACTTAGGCATTAAAGATGCGGTTATCCCAGCCAATATCGTTAAGGAAAACGAAAAACTCTTAACCGGTGGTATTTGGTGCATCGTAACCCTCAGCTATTTCTATGAGGAAGGCCAAAAGACATCGCCATTCTCGGTGATCGGGCTGAAAGCTATTCAGATGCCTTCAATGAACATGCAAGAAGTCTTCGACGCCAGACGTAACTTCAGCATGGATCAATGGCTGGACATGCTGCTTCGCTCTATTGGTATGGAGCCAGCAAATCTGGAACAAAGAGCCAAATGGCACATACTTGCTCGCATGATCCCATTTGTAGAAAACAACTATAACGTATGTGAACTCGGCCCTCGTGGTACTGGTAAATCACACGTTTATAAAGAATGTTCTCCTAACTCTCTTTTAGTATCTGGCGGCCAGACTACAGTAGCTAACCTTTTCTATAATATGTCCTCACGTCAGGTAGGACTGGTAGGCATGTGGGACATAGTTGCATTTGACGAAGTGGCTGGTATCCGATTCAAGGATAAAGATGGCGTCCAGATCATGAAAGATTACATGGCTTCTGGCTCATTCAGCCGAGGTCGTGATTCTATAGAAGCGAAAGCCTCAATGGTGTTCGTCGGTAACATTGATCAGAGTGTGGAGACTTTGGTAAAAACTAGCCACTTGTTAGCTCCATTCCCAACCGAAATGATCGACTCTGCATTCTTTGACCGTTTCCACGCCTATATCCCTGGATGGGAAATACCAAAGATGCGACCAGAGTTCTTTACCGATCGCTTTGGACTTATCACTGACTACTTGGCGGAATACATGCGAGATATGCGTAAGCATACCTTTGCGGACGCTATCGATAAATTCTTCAAGCTAGGTAACAACCTTAACCAACGTGATGTAATCGCAGTTCGCAGAACAACGTCTGGCCTTCTAAAGCTTCTATTTCCACACGGTGAGTACAGTAAAGAAGACGTGCGTGTTTGCTTAACTTACGCACTAGAAGTTAGACGCCGAGTGAAGGAGCAGCTCAAGAAAATCGGTGGCATGGAGTTCTTCGATGTAAACTTCTCATACATTGATAATGACTCACTAGAAGAGTTCTTCGTAAATGTTCCTGAACAGGGGGGATCGCAAATTATTCCTCCAGGAATGCCAAACGCTGGCGTTGTTCACTTTGTAAGTCCAGGAACAGCAGGAAAGCTTGGAGTATTCCGAATCGAGACTCAAAAGACCGCTGGTAATGGAAAACTGACGACATCTGGTCTTGGTTCAGATACTGAAGCTAAAGAACAAGTTAAGGTAGGGTTTGAGTACTTTAAAGGCAATTTATCTAGGATTGCAGCTAACAATCAGTTCTCAGATCATGAATTCCACCTGCATTTTGTAGATCTTCAATTGTCTGGGAATAGCCACTGTTCTAGCTTACCAGCGCTAATAGCAAACTGTTCTATCTTACTCGGCAAGCCGATGCAAGAGTCGATGGTCGTCCTTGGATCTATGACCTTAGGTGGAGTTCTAAACCCTGTGCAAGACCTCGCTGGTTCAATGCAGGTAGCCCTAGAAGCAGGTGCAACTAAAATCCTAATCCCAATGGCCTCGGCTACCGATATTCCGACTGTACCTGCGGAAACATTTACCAAGTTTCAGGTTAGCTTCTACAGTGATCCAGTGGATGCGGTTTATAAGGCGCTAGGAGTAAATTAA
- the pglZ gene encoding BREX-1 system phosphatase PglZ type A yields MNIDQISQGLLAKFDNCRLVFWQDTDEEFTSQLEELSIDGIEVIRIDDFSHFQVKERIELLEPNTRFVLYSTKETSKPERDWLYDIRLYSENFYADSSSMILNELGMRMEFRPVVANYRAFFTNKSRVARLKKLLPHNANKEELELALIAATLKVESATFVTILLDLLAKLASGTEFQPLFKELEKYNLVDTFWHFASNTVGYNIEKADSEESQQQPDLADLAAKLLLTECYQSLINSGVSNTSDILVRFTQHLLPISLNEFGKRDNSERSGVNSSKRATAVSLIKNMRENRSMSAAYNKLAKAVEQEFELKQVLSMVKLPRHLQRVETFEYAEQQFIVLLAQQLNELEQVEVDALISHRLSTHWTYHQPNYSSILKAIRAAKHFYSLKHKYIDGFEYASAKDMYRAYESELYKFDSAYREFCEHALKVAHNGSDILKMTGLVGNIETLYVDWYLHDLAIAWDKLVDDEDLLDKWKIPGVPNQYDFYRHQVEGLFNTSQVKKVFVIISDALRYDVAHAISDEINNEERFAAELKSQLGVVPSYTQLGMASLLPYNKLTAHIGSKVEYKADGISVHGTENRQKILAKRNGLAFKASEVLSWTNEEGRKKVHDARIVYIYHDRIDAIGDKAVTENQTFEACAETISEIKLLVERIINRLNGSRVLVTADHGFIFKSSDVVESDKTALTVKPKGAVEAKKRYIIGESLPSEDFYRQAKMAATANLTVDASQQGTENCSDAEFIVPRGSNRFNFVGGAKFIHGGIMPQEICVPVIQVKQLKTEKQQTKHAKERVPVVPLSNPIRLVSLADKIELFQAGAVGSKYMARELEIWIEGPNGQVVSHKQKMLFDATSERQEDRKRSVVIMLSGSGFDRTTSYKLMMRDVTQPNKTIDLQPHSVTIDIAIEDDFF; encoded by the coding sequence ATGAATATAGACCAAATTTCACAAGGGCTTCTAGCCAAGTTCGATAACTGTCGATTGGTCTTTTGGCAGGACACAGACGAAGAGTTCACAAGCCAACTTGAAGAACTGTCAATCGATGGGATAGAGGTAATTCGCATTGATGACTTCTCTCATTTCCAGGTTAAGGAGCGCATAGAGCTGCTTGAGCCTAATACCCGCTTTGTCCTTTACAGTACAAAGGAGACCAGCAAACCCGAGCGCGACTGGCTCTACGATATACGCCTGTACTCGGAAAACTTCTATGCTGATTCAAGTTCGATGATCTTAAACGAGCTTGGCATGCGCATGGAGTTTCGACCAGTTGTTGCTAACTATCGCGCCTTCTTTACAAACAAATCTCGTGTTGCCCGCCTTAAAAAGTTATTGCCTCACAATGCTAATAAAGAAGAACTTGAACTGGCGCTCATTGCCGCCACTCTAAAAGTTGAATCTGCGACATTCGTAACCATACTTCTTGACTTACTAGCTAAACTAGCTAGCGGCACTGAATTTCAGCCTCTGTTCAAAGAATTAGAGAAATACAACCTAGTAGATACATTCTGGCACTTTGCTTCAAATACCGTTGGGTACAACATTGAAAAAGCGGACAGTGAAGAGAGTCAGCAACAACCTGACCTCGCCGATTTAGCAGCGAAGCTGCTGCTTACCGAATGCTATCAATCTCTAATCAACAGCGGAGTTAGCAATACCTCAGATATCTTAGTTCGCTTTACTCAGCACCTACTGCCAATTTCTTTAAACGAGTTTGGAAAGCGGGACAACTCTGAGCGCTCTGGAGTCAACTCTTCAAAGAGAGCGACTGCCGTCAGCTTAATCAAAAACATGCGCGAGAACCGCTCTATGTCTGCTGCTTATAACAAGCTAGCAAAAGCGGTGGAACAAGAATTCGAGCTTAAGCAAGTATTGTCAATGGTGAAATTGCCAAGACACTTACAGCGAGTAGAAACGTTCGAATACGCTGAGCAACAGTTTATCGTTTTACTTGCTCAGCAACTTAATGAGCTGGAGCAAGTTGAAGTAGATGCATTAATCTCTCACCGACTGTCAACTCACTGGACATATCATCAGCCTAACTACTCCTCCATTTTGAAGGCCATTCGCGCAGCTAAGCACTTCTACTCCCTCAAGCATAAGTACATTGATGGATTTGAATACGCCTCTGCGAAAGATATGTATCGAGCGTATGAAAGTGAACTTTACAAGTTCGACTCAGCCTATAGAGAGTTCTGTGAGCACGCGCTAAAAGTCGCTCACAATGGTTCAGACATCCTTAAGATGACAGGGCTAGTTGGCAATATCGAAACACTTTATGTTGACTGGTATCTCCACGACCTTGCTATAGCGTGGGATAAGCTTGTCGATGATGAAGATCTGTTAGATAAATGGAAAATTCCAGGCGTTCCAAATCAATATGATTTCTATCGTCATCAAGTGGAAGGGCTTTTCAATACATCTCAGGTTAAAAAGGTCTTCGTAATCATCTCTGATGCGTTGAGATACGATGTGGCTCATGCAATCAGCGATGAGATAAACAACGAAGAGCGTTTTGCTGCTGAGCTAAAATCTCAGCTTGGTGTAGTACCTTCATACACTCAACTGGGTATGGCTTCACTACTACCATATAACAAATTAACTGCGCATATTGGTTCAAAAGTTGAGTATAAAGCTGATGGTATCAGCGTCCACGGAACAGAGAACCGCCAGAAGATACTGGCGAAACGCAACGGTTTAGCGTTCAAGGCTTCCGAGGTACTGAGCTGGACAAACGAAGAAGGCCGTAAGAAGGTTCATGATGCGCGTATTGTGTACATCTATCACGATAGAATTGATGCCATCGGCGATAAAGCAGTAACGGAGAATCAAACGTTTGAAGCTTGTGCAGAAACAATATCTGAAATCAAACTCCTTGTAGAGCGCATTATTAACAGATTAAACGGCAGTCGTGTATTGGTCACTGCTGACCATGGGTTTATTTTCAAATCCAGCGATGTGGTTGAGTCAGATAAAACCGCCTTAACTGTAAAACCTAAAGGTGCAGTGGAAGCTAAAAAGCGTTATATCATCGGAGAAAGCTTACCAAGTGAAGACTTTTATCGACAAGCCAAAATGGCAGCAACAGCAAACCTAACTGTAGACGCTAGCCAACAAGGTACTGAAAACTGTTCAGATGCTGAGTTCATTGTACCTAGAGGCTCTAACCGCTTTAATTTTGTTGGCGGTGCTAAGTTCATCCACGGTGGAATCATGCCGCAGGAAATTTGTGTTCCTGTCATTCAGGTCAAGCAATTGAAGACAGAGAAGCAGCAAACTAAACATGCCAAAGAGCGAGTACCTGTCGTTCCACTATCGAATCCTATTCGCCTCGTTTCCTTAGCTGATAAAATCGAGCTTTTCCAAGCTGGTGCTGTCGGTAGTAAATACATGGCAAGAGAGCTAGAAATCTGGATTGAAGGTCCAAACGGTCAAGTAGTCTCTCACAAACAAAAAATGCTCTTTGACGCAACATCTGAAAGGCAAGAAGATCGTAAACGCAGTGTAGTGATTATGCTTAGCGGCTCAGGATTTGATCGAACTACCTCATACAAATTGATGATGCGCGATGTAACACAACCAAACAAAACGATAGACTTGCAACCACATTCAGTAACTATTGATATAGCTATTGAAGATGATTTCTTCTAA